The Kribbella shirazensis genomic interval AGATGCTCGCGCTCTACCAGACCGACGGGCTGATCGCGGAGCCCGCGGGCGCTTTGTCGACAAGTGCCCTGGGCAACGGTCTCGACGTACGGCCTGGCGAGACGGTCGTCTGCCTGCTCTCAGGCGGGAACAACGACGTCAGCCGGTACGGCGAGATTCTCGAGCGCTCGTTGGTGTACGAAGGGCTCAAGCACTACTTCCTGGTGACGTTCCCGCAGGAGCCGGGCGCACTCCGCACGTTTCTCGACGAGACGCTCGGCCCGGACGACGACATCACGCTGTTCGAGTACGTGAAGCGGAACAACCGCGAGACCGGCGTCGCGCTGGTGGGGATCGAGATCAGCAGCCGCGACGATCTCGAGGGCCTGCTCGCCCGGATGGACGCAGCGCCGCTCGAGATCGAACGCATCAACCCGAACTCGCCGGAGTTCCGCTACCTGATCTAGGTCCGCTTCGAGTGCTTCGGATGCCGCGGGTCGTGCGGGTGACTCCCGTCGTCCCAGTCGGGCGGCGGGACGCCCTGCCCGTCCATGGGGGTGACGTTCTGCTTGTCCCGCGTCGGGCTGACGGGCTGCTCGTCGGTCGCGCCCAGCATCGGCTGTCCGCGGCGTTCGTCCGGCATGCCCGGCTCACCGGAGCGGTCCTCGCCGCGCTTGTCCGGCCACAGGTTCTGCGCCTCGTCGCGGTGCTGGTCGGACTCCGCGCGGGCGCTCGCGGCCTCCTCGCGGCGTTCGTTCGCACCCGCCGACAGCCGGCGCGCCTCAGCGGCCTTCTCGTCGGCGACGGCCTGCGCACGGCGAGCCCGGGCGTCGACCTCGTCGGCCGTCGCACGCTGCTTCTCCGCCCGTGCCGCACTCGCCCTGGCCTGCTGCTCGTGCTCCTGCGCCTGCACGCGGTCCCGCTCGGTCCGGCGTCGTGACATCGCGCCGGCGATCAGCGCGATCACGATGACCAGGACGGCGATCGCGACGACGATCCAGACAATGGTCATTCCGTCCATCGGTCCTCCTCGGCTCGATGATCAGAACCACCGGTACCCGGAGCCGCCGTCGCCTAACGCCCTCCATCGGACGCCGTACCTCAGACGAGGCCGCGGCGGGCCGCCCAGACGATGGCCTCGATCGCGGTGCTGAAACCGAGGCGGTCGCAGATCAGGCGGGTCCGGCGGCGGACCGTGCGTTCGGACAGGTCGAGGCGGCGGGCCACGCCGTCGACCGGGAGGCCGGTGGCCAGCAGCCGCAGCAGTTGCAGGTCGTCGTGACTGATCTCGCGCGGCGGCACCCTGCGCGCGAGCGGTCGAAGTTCCTGGGAGAGGACGGTCATACGGATCACCTGGTTCCGAATACCCGGGACTCGGCGGCGTCCCAGTCGGCCGGTTTGCCCTGCGGGTCGTAGCGCCGCAGAGAATGTGTGGACCGGACCAGCGCGCGCATCGCGCCCAGGTCCGGCAGGGGCTCGCCGAGGGCGCGAGCCTGGACGAGCACGTTGCCCAGCGCGGAGGCCTCGACCGGTCCGGCGAGAACCGGTACGCCGCACGCGTCGGCGGTGAGCTGACACAGCAGCTCGTTCTGCGATCCACCGCCGATGACGTGCAGTACGTCGACCTCCTGATCGGCGATCGCCTGCGCGGTCCGCAGCGTACGGCGGTACGCGAGCGCGAGACTCTCCAGAATGCAGCGGACCACCGCACCGCGCGACCGCGGCGGCTCCTGGCCGCTCGCCCGGCAGCGCTCGTCGATCCGGGCCGGCATGTTGCCTGGCGCAAGGAACTCGGGCGCGTCCGGATCGATCAGTACGGCGAACGGCGGGGCGTCGGCGGCGGCACGCAGCAGCTCCTCGAGGTCGTCGTCCCCCCAGATCCGCTGACACTCCTGCAGGATCCACAGGCCCATGACGTTGCGCAGGAACCTGGTCGTGCCGTCGACGCCACCCTCGTTGGTGAAGTTCGCCCTGCGCGCCTCGTCCGTCAGCACCGGCGCGTCGAGTTCCAGGCCGACGAGCGACCAGGTCCCGGAGGAGATGTACGCGAACAGCTCGTTCTCAGCAGGTACGGCGACCACGGCCGACGCGGTGTCGTGCGACCCGACGGCGATCACCGGGATCCCTGGCGCCAGTCCGGTCTCGTCCGGCAGCACACTCCCGATCACGTCTCCCGGTTCGCGCAGCCGGGGGAAGATCCGCCGCGGCAGCCCGCCGTTCGAACGCGCACCCGGAGCAGGCACGCGCGCGATCAGCTCGTCACTCCAGTCTCGCGCCGTCACGTCGTACAGCTGGGTCGTCGATGCGTTCGTCCGCTCCACACCGATCTCGCCGGTCAGCCAGTACGCCAGCAGGTCCGGAATCATCAGCAATGTGGCAGCGTCGGCAGGCAGTTCCTCGGCCGCCAGTTGGTAGATCGTGTTGAACGGCAACTGCTGCAGCCCGGTCACGGCGTACAGGTCGGCCGCCGGAATCACCGACAGCACGCGTTCCATCACGCCGTCCGTGCGTGAATCGCGGTAGTGGACCGGATTGCTCAGCAGACGACCCGCCCGGTCGAGCAGCCCGTAGTCGACGGCCCAGGAGTCGATACCGAGGCCGTCGATCGGGCCGGCGAGCTGGAGGCCATCCAGCACAGAGCGGTACAGGTGCAGCATGTCCCAGTGAAGAGTCCCGTGGACGCGGACCGGGCCGTTCCAGAAACGGTTCAGCTCGCGCAACTGAAGGACACTCGGGCCGACCTCCGCGCACATGACGCGGCCGCTCGAGGCCCCCAGATCCACCGCCGCGACACGCTTCATGGCAACACCTAACGCAGGAAGGCGGCAGCCACGCCGGCGTCGACGGGCACGTGCAGACCGGTCGTGTGGGTGAGGTCCCCGCCGGTCAGCGCGAACACCGCCGCCGCGACGTTCTCCGGCAGCACCTCACGCTTGAGCAGCGTCCGCTGCGCGTAGTACGCACCCAGCTCCTCTTCCGGTACGCCGTACACCGCGGCCCGCTTGGCGCCCCAGCCGCCGGCGAAGATCCCCGAACCGCGGACGACGCCGTCGGGGTTGACGCCGTTCACCCGGATCCCGTACTCGCCGAGCTCGGCAGCGAGCAGCCGGACCTGGTGCGCCTGGTCCGCCTTCGCCGCGCCGTACGCGACGTTGTTCGGACCGGCGAACACCGAGTTCTTGCTGGAGATGTAGACGATGTCGCCGCCCATGCCCTGGTCGATGAGCACCCTCGCGGCCGCTCGTGAGACCAGGAACGAGCCCTTCGCCATCACGTCGTGCTGCAGGTCCCAGTCGCGGTCCGTTGTCTCGAGCAACGACTTCGAGATCGACAGCCCGGCGTTGTTGACGATCAGGTCGACACCGCCGAATGCCAGCACCGCCTCGCGCAACGCCGCCTCGACGGCCTCCGCCGAGGACACGTCCGCGCCCACCGCGACGGCCACGTCGGTCGAGCCGATCTCCTTGGCCGCGGCCTCGGCCGCCGCCTGGTCGAGGTCCGCGACGACCACGCACGCACCTTCGGCGGCGAGCCGCTGCGCGATCGCCTTGCCGATACCGGATCCGCCGCCGGTGACGAAGGCCACCCGGGTCGCGAGCGGCTTCGGCTTCGGCATCCGCTGCAGCTTCGCCTCCTCGAGTGCCCAGTACTCGATCCGGAACTTCTCCCGCTCGTCGATCGGCGCGTACGTCGACACCGCCTCGGCGCCCCGCATCACGTTGATCGCATTCACGTAGAACTCGCCGGCCACCCGCGCGGTCTGCTTGTCCTTCCCGAAGCTGAACATGCCGACACCAGGCACGAGAACGATCGCCGGGTCAGCCCCACGCATCGCCGGACTGTCAGGCTCAGCAAATGCCTGGTAGTACGCCTCGTAGTCCTCCCGGTACTGGGAATGCAGCTCCTTCAGCCGGGTGACTGATTCGTCCACCGACGCGGACGGCGGCAGATCCAGCACCAGCGGGCGCACCTTGGTACGAAGGAAATGATCCGGACAGGACGTCCCGAGCTGGGCGAGCGAATGCAGCTTCTCGCGCGACAGGAACTCGAGTACCGCCTCCGAGTCGTTGAAGTGGCCGACCTGTGGTTTGTCCGTTGACGCCAGCCCACGGATGACGGGTGCCAGCGCGGCGGCCCGAAGGCGGCGTTCCTCTGCGGGGAGAGGCTGGTGGCTGGGGACGAGCGCGCCGAACGGCTCGGCGACACCACGCTCGGCGAGGAAGCGTTCCGCCGTACGGATGATGTCGAGGGAGTTCGCCTCGCACTCCTCGGAGGTGTTGCCCCACGCCGTGATGCCGTGGCCGCCGAGGATGCAGCCGATGGCCTGTGGGTTCTCCCGCTTGACCGCGGCGATGTCCAGTCCGAGCTGGAACCCGGGCCGCCGCCACGGCACCCACACGACGCGGTCGCCGAAGCACTCCGCGGTGAGCTTCTCGCCGTCGGCCGCGGTCGCCAGCGCGATGCCGGAGTCCGGGTGCAGGTGGTCGACATGAGGGGCGTCGACCAGCCCGTGCATCGCCGTGTCGATCGAGGGCGCCGCACCGCCCTTGCCGTGCAGGCAGTAGTCGAAGGCGGCGACCATCTCGTCCTCGCGCTCGACGCCTGGATAGGTGTCGACGAGAGCGTTCAGCCGATCGAGCCGCAGTATGGCCAGACCCACCGGTGTCAGCGTTCCGAGATCACCACCGGACCCCTTGACCCATACCAGGTCGACAGACTCCTGGGTCACCGGATCAGTCGCTGTACCCTTCGCGGACGTGTTGCCGCCCGCGTAGTTGGTGTTGCGCGGATCGGCACCCAGTCGGTTGCTACGCGCAACGAGCTCGGCTGCAGTGTCGCTCACTCTCATGCTCCCCATCCGGCTTGCTGACCGTCGGCGCGGTCCTTGGTGATCTTCTCGAAGTAGCCGCTCCGCTTGTACGCCGCGACCGGATCCGGGTCCAGGCCCTGCGACTCGCGCAGCTCCGCGAGCAGCGGCCGGACATCGGTGTTGTAGGCGTCCATCAGCGCGGCGTTCGCGCCGAGTACGTCGCCCGACTGCTGCGCCGTACGGAGCGCGTCCCGGTCGACCAGCAACGCCTTCGCGGTGGCCTCCTGGACGTTCATCACCGAGCGGATGATCGCGGGGATCTTCTCCTCGATGTTGTGGCACTGGTCGAGCATGAACGCGATCCCGCGGTCCGGATCGAGCGCGTCGCCGCGGACGATCTCGTTCATGATCCGGAACAGCTGGAACGGGTCCGCCGCCCCGACCATCAGGTCGTCGTCGGCGTAGAACCGGCTGTTGAAGTCGAACGCGCCGAGCTTCTTCGTCCGGAGCAGGAACGCCACGATGAACTCGATGTTCGTGCCCGGCGCGTGGTGCCCGGTGTCGATACAGACGGTTGCCTTCGGCCCCAGTTCGAGACAGTGCGCGTACGACGTACCCCAGTCCGGCACGTCGGTGGTGTAGAAGGCCGGCTCGAACAGCTTGTACTCGAGCAGCATCCGCTGGTTGTCGCCGAGCCGCTCGTACACCTCCTTGAGCGCGGTCGCGAGCCGTTCCTGGCGGTCCTGGATGTCGTCCTGGCCCGGGTAGTTGGTGCCGTCGGAGAACCACAGCTTCAGGTCACGCGACCCGGTCTGGTCCATGATGTCGACGCACTCGAGCAGGTGGTCGGTCGCCTTCCGCCGGACCGCGGGGTCCGGGTGGGTGACGCTGCCGAGCTTGTAGTCGTCGTCCTGGAAGACGTTGCTGTTGATCGCGCCGAGCCGGACTCCCTGCTCCTTCGCGTACGCCGCCAGCGCCGAGTAGTCGTCGACCTTGTCCCAGGGGATGTGCAGCGCGACGCTCGGCGCGACGCCGGTGTACTTGTGGACGACCGCCGCGTCGGCGATCTTCTCCTCCGGCGACCGCGGTACGCCGGGCTGGGTGAAGACCTTGAACCGGGTGCCCGAGTTGCCGAACGCCCACGAGGGCAGCTCGATCTCCTGGCGGCTCAGCGCGGCCCTCACGGCTTCGGTCGTCATGGTTCAGTCCCCTTCAGGAATCGGTCAGGTGGAAGATCTCGGGCAGCAGCAGGAACGACTCGTCCGGCGGCCGGCCGTCGGTTCCCGCGAAGAACTCCGCCATCTGGGCCTGCCAGCGGGCGTTGACCTCGGTCGCCGCCATCGCCCGCTGCGCCGCGTCCAGGTCGTGGGACTCGACGTACCCGATCAGCAGGCCGTCGTCGCGGAGGAACAGCGAGTAGTTGTGCCAGCCGGACTCGCGCAGCGCCGCCTGCATGTCGGGCCACACGTTGCGATGCCGCTCGACGTACTCGTCGAGACGGTCGGGCCGGACCTGCAGACAGAAGCAGTAACGATTCACGGCGTCACCTGTACTCGGGCGGGACTGCGCTGGTCAATGTCTATGAAAGGTTTCAAGAATGTCCCATGACGCTAAGCGTGGCGCCGGGGAGCCGTCAAGAGCTTGCCCAGCTTTCCCGGCCGATCCCGGACGGGCGACGCGGAAACCTGACCGAAACCGGGTATCCTTCGGCAGCTAACACGTTTCAAGTGCGCAGGGAGGTCTCGTGTCCGTCGACGATGCGGAAGCCCTGCCCGGGCGCACCCGCCGGCGCCGTGCCCCGAAGCCGCACGCGGCCGGCGTGAAGGCGGTGGCCGCGGCCGCCGGGGTCTCACTGGGGACCGTGTCGAACGTGCTGAACCGCCCCGAGGTGGTGAGCCCGTTGACCCGGGCGAAGGTCGAGGCGGCGATGGCCTCGCTCGGCTTCGTCCGGAACGAGTCGGCCCGGCAGTTGCGCGCCGGGTCGAGCCGGATCCTCGCCTACCTGATGCTCGACGCCGGCAACCCGTTCTTCACCGACGTCGCGAAGGGCGTCGAGGAGGCGGCCCAGGCGGCCGGTCTGTCGGTGTTCCTCTGCACCAGCAGCGAGGACGCCGACCGCGAGGCGGCGTACCTCGATCTGCTCGAACAGCAACGCGTCCAGGGCATCCTGATCACACCGATCGACCAGAACTCGTCCCGCCTGCGCAAGCTGCCGTCCCGCGGTACGCCGGTCGTCGTGGTCGACCGCGCGCTCGACGACGCCGAGCACTGCTCGGTCGCGGTGAACGACGTGCTCGGCGGTGAGCTGGCCATCTCCCATCTGCTGGAGCTCGGGCACGAGCGGATCGCGTACGTCGGCGGTCCGAACACGATCGGCCAGGTTGTCGACCGCCGCGACGGCGCCCGCCGCGCGTTGCGGACGGCCGGGAGGCCGACGTCGGAACTGATCGAGCTGACCACCGGCGCGCTGACGGTCGCCGAAGGTAGGGGCGCAGGGCAACGACTTGCCGGCCTGCCCGCGGACCGCCGGCCGACGGCCGCGTTCTGCGCGAACGACCTGCTGGCGCTGGGATTGCTGCAACAGTGCGTGAGCCTCGGGCTGCGCGTCCCGGAGGATCTCGCGATCGTCGGGTACGACGACATCGAGTTCGCCGAGGCGGCCGCCGTACCGCTGACGTCGGTGCGCCAGCCGCGGCAGCTGCTCGGCCGGACCGCCGCTGAGCTGCTGCTGGACGAGTCGTCGAACCCGGACCACGAGCACCAGCGCGTCACGTTCACACCGGAGCTGGTGGTCAGGACGTCAACGCGCGGGACTCTCTAGTCCGTACGCCGCCAGGAAGACGTCGACCGCGCGGTCGGCGAGGCCTTCCAGCTCGCCGGGTTTCGGCCGCTGCCGGGTGCCCGCGAACATCGCGCGGTTCATCGGCTTGTACATCACCAGACCGGCGAACTGGTACGCCGCCAGCGTCGGGTCGTCGAGCTCGCGCAGCAGGCCGCGGTCGCTCAGCCGCGTGAGCGCCTGCCCGAGCGCGTCGAGGGACTTCTCGAAGCCGCTGTCGAACCAGGCTCCGCACACCTCGGGGAACCGGTCCGCCTCGGCGATCACGAGCCGGCGGAGCTGCAGGACGCCGTCGGCGGTGAGGCTCTGGAGCAGGCGTAGCGCCAGCGCACGCAGCGCTTCCCGGGCGTCGGCGGCTCCCTCGAGCGTGTCGACGTACGCCTGGAGGAGACCGTCCATGAGTTGGTCGCTGGTGCCGAGGACGATCTCGGCGAACAGACGTTCCTTGTTCTCGAACTGCTTGTAGACGGTCTGTTTGGAGACGCCGGCCTTGGCAGCGACCTCGTCCATGCTCGCGCCGAGGTACCCGTGCTGGAGGAACACCTCGGTCGCGGCGGCGAGGATCGCGCGGCGCTTACGCGGTGTCCGGCCTTCGGTCTCCATCTGCTCCATTCCGAAATCATACTAGACAGTCCAGTTCTCTGGTGAGTACTGTACGGTCTAGTTCTTAGGGAGAGGGAAACGACATGAGCACCGTGACATCGGCCGACGGCACCACGATCGGCTACGAGGCGTACGGCGAGGGCAGGCCGCTGGTCCTGATCGACGGCGCGACCGCGCACCGGGCCGTGAACCCGCTGAACGCCGAGGTCGGGAAGCTGCTGAGCGACGAGTTCCGGACGTACGCGTACGACCGGCGCGGGCGCGGCGAGAGCACCGACACCGCGCCGTACGCGATCCAGCGGGAGATCGAGGACATCGGCGCGCTGATCGAGGACGCTGGACAGCCGGCGATCCTGTTCGGTTGGTCGTCGGGCAGCCTGCTGGCGCTCGATGCCGCCGCGGCCGGACTGCCGGTCGCCGGGGTGGTGTTGTTCGAGCCGCCGGTCGTCGTGGACGACGTACGGCCGCCGCTGCCGTCCGACTACGTGGAGCAGCTCGACGCGTACGTCGCCGCGGGGCGCCGGGACAAGGCGGCCGAGCTGTTCATGACCGCGGCCGCCATGGTGCCGCCCGAGGCGGTCGAGGGGATGAAGCAGTCGCCGTACTGGGCGCCGGTGGAGGAGATCGCGCACACGATCGCGTACGACGGACGCATCATGGGCACCACGATGTCCGGCAACCCGCTGCCCGAGGACCGCTGGGCCGACGTGAAGGTCCCGGTTCTGGTCCTGTACGGCGACCAGACCTGGCCGGCCCTGTCCGCCGGAGCCCAGGCCGTCGCGGCCCACCTGCCGGCGGCGACGTTGCGGGCGATCCCGGGCGAGAACCACAGCACCGAGGCGGCGACACTGGCGCCGGTGTTGCGAGAGTTCTTGACCTAGAGCGCGCTCCAGGTTGTTGGATCTGGCGCATGGTGAATCTTGCGCTGGGTGCGATGGAGTACGGGACGAGGATCGACGAGCAGACGTCGTTCCGGCTGCTGGACGCGTATGTGGACGGCGGCGGGGAGTGGATCGACACCGCGAACTGCTACGCGTTCTGGCAGGACCCGAGTGGGCACGGCGGGCAGAGCGAGGAGCTGCTCGGGAGGTGGTTCGCGCAGCGGCCCGGCGTACGGGACCGGGTCAAGCTGGCGACCAAGGTCGGATGCGAGCCGCTCTGGCCCGGTAGCTGGCCGGAGCACACCGAGGGCCTGAGCGCGAAGGCGATCGACGCGGCGCTCGAGACCTCCCTCCGTCGCCTAGGCGTCGACCACATCGACCTGTACTGGGCCCACCGCGACGACCGGTCGACTCCGCTGGAGGAGACCGTCGCCGCCTTCGGCAAGCACGCCGCGGCCGGGACGATCGGCCGTCTCGGGCTCTCCAACTACGCCCTCTGGCGCGTGGAACGGATGCGCGGCCTGGCGACCGAGCTGGGCGTGATGGCTCCGAGCGCGCTGCAGCTGCGCTACTCGTACCTGCAGCCGCGGCCGTTCGTCCGCG includes:
- a CDS encoding L-rhamnose mutarotase yields the protein MNRYCFCLQVRPDRLDEYVERHRNVWPDMQAALRESGWHNYSLFLRDDGLLIGYVESHDLDAAQRAMAATEVNARWQAQMAEFFAGTDGRPPDESFLLLPEIFHLTDS
- a CDS encoding alpha/beta fold hydrolase, producing MSTVTSADGTTIGYEAYGEGRPLVLIDGATAHRAVNPLNAEVGKLLSDEFRTYAYDRRGRGESTDTAPYAIQREIEDIGALIEDAGQPAILFGWSSGSLLALDAAAAGLPVAGVVLFEPPVVVDDVRPPLPSDYVEQLDAYVAAGRRDKAAELFMTAAAMVPPEAVEGMKQSPYWAPVEEIAHTIAYDGRIMGTTMSGNPLPEDRWADVKVPVLVLYGDQTWPALSAGAQAVAAHLPAATLRAIPGENHSTEAATLAPVLREFLT
- a CDS encoding bifunctional aldolase/short-chain dehydrogenase; protein product: MRVSDTAAELVARSNRLGADPRNTNYAGGNTSAKGTATDPVTQESVDLVWVKGSGGDLGTLTPVGLAILRLDRLNALVDTYPGVEREDEMVAAFDYCLHGKGGAAPSIDTAMHGLVDAPHVDHLHPDSGIALATAADGEKLTAECFGDRVVWVPWRRPGFQLGLDIAAVKRENPQAIGCILGGHGITAWGNTSEECEANSLDIIRTAERFLAERGVAEPFGALVPSHQPLPAEERRLRAAALAPVIRGLASTDKPQVGHFNDSEAVLEFLSREKLHSLAQLGTSCPDHFLRTKVRPLVLDLPPSASVDESVTRLKELHSQYREDYEAYYQAFAEPDSPAMRGADPAIVLVPGVGMFSFGKDKQTARVAGEFYVNAINVMRGAEAVSTYAPIDEREKFRIEYWALEEAKLQRMPKPKPLATRVAFVTGGGSGIGKAIAQRLAAEGACVVVADLDQAAAEAAAKEIGSTDVAVAVGADVSSAEAVEAALREAVLAFGGVDLIVNNAGLSISKSLLETTDRDWDLQHDVMAKGSFLVSRAAARVLIDQGMGGDIVYISSKNSVFAGPNNVAYGAAKADQAHQVRLLAAELGEYGIRVNGVNPDGVVRGSGIFAGGWGAKRAAVYGVPEEELGAYYAQRTLLKREVLPENVAAAVFALTGGDLTHTTGLHVPVDAGVAAAFLR
- a CDS encoding LuxR C-terminal-related transcriptional regulator — translated: MTVLSQELRPLARRVPPREISHDDLQLLRLLATGLPVDGVARRLDLSERTVRRRTRLICDRLGFSTAIEAIVWAARRGLV
- a CDS encoding aldo/keto reductase, with amino-acid sequence MVNLALGAMEYGTRIDEQTSFRLLDAYVDGGGEWIDTANCYAFWQDPSGHGGQSEELLGRWFAQRPGVRDRVKLATKVGCEPLWPGSWPEHTEGLSAKAIDAALETSLRRLGVDHIDLYWAHRDDRSTPLEETVAAFGKHAAAGTIGRLGLSNYALWRVERMRGLATELGVMAPSALQLRYSYLQPRPFVRDNAHDHRFGWITDEVLDYAQNNPEQQLFAYSPLMAGAYENRTDRPIHPAFDHPGTTRRLEVLTDLATTLGTTRSEVVLAWLAGGTPAITPIVGASTPQYLTTALTGTNLELTSEQRHQLDEVW
- a CDS encoding TetR/AcrR family transcriptional regulator, whose translation is MEQMETEGRTPRKRRAILAAATEVFLQHGYLGASMDEVAAKAGVSKQTVYKQFENKERLFAEIVLGTSDQLMDGLLQAYVDTLEGAADAREALRALALRLLQSLTADGVLQLRRLVIAEADRFPEVCGAWFDSGFEKSLDALGQALTRLSDRGLLRELDDPTLAAYQFAGLVMYKPMNRAMFAGTRQRPKPGELEGLADRAVDVFLAAYGLESPAR
- the rhaI gene encoding L-rhamnose isomerase, whose product is MTTEAVRAALSRQEIELPSWAFGNSGTRFKVFTQPGVPRSPEEKIADAAVVHKYTGVAPSVALHIPWDKVDDYSALAAYAKEQGVRLGAINSNVFQDDDYKLGSVTHPDPAVRRKATDHLLECVDIMDQTGSRDLKLWFSDGTNYPGQDDIQDRQERLATALKEVYERLGDNQRMLLEYKLFEPAFYTTDVPDWGTSYAHCLELGPKATVCIDTGHHAPGTNIEFIVAFLLRTKKLGAFDFNSRFYADDDLMVGAADPFQLFRIMNEIVRGDALDPDRGIAFMLDQCHNIEEKIPAIIRSVMNVQEATAKALLVDRDALRTAQQSGDVLGANAALMDAYNTDVRPLLAELRESQGLDPDPVAAYKRSGYFEKITKDRADGQQAGWGA
- a CDS encoding rhamnulokinase, translated to MKRVAAVDLGASSGRVMCAEVGPSVLQLRELNRFWNGPVRVHGTLHWDMLHLYRSVLDGLQLAGPIDGLGIDSWAVDYGLLDRAGRLLSNPVHYRDSRTDGVMERVLSVIPAADLYAVTGLQQLPFNTIYQLAAEELPADAATLLMIPDLLAYWLTGEIGVERTNASTTQLYDVTARDWSDELIARVPAPGARSNGGLPRRIFPRLREPGDVIGSVLPDETGLAPGIPVIAVGSHDTASAVVAVPAENELFAYISSGTWSLVGLELDAPVLTDEARRANFTNEGGVDGTTRFLRNVMGLWILQECQRIWGDDDLEELLRAAADAPPFAVLIDPDAPEFLAPGNMPARIDERCRASGQEPPRSRGAVVRCILESLALAYRRTLRTAQAIADQEVDVLHVIGGGSQNELLCQLTADACGVPVLAGPVEASALGNVLVQARALGEPLPDLGAMRALVRSTHSLRRYDPQGKPADWDAAESRVFGTR
- a CDS encoding LacI family DNA-binding transcriptional regulator, yielding MSVDDAEALPGRTRRRRAPKPHAAGVKAVAAAAGVSLGTVSNVLNRPEVVSPLTRAKVEAAMASLGFVRNESARQLRAGSSRILAYLMLDAGNPFFTDVAKGVEEAAQAAGLSVFLCTSSEDADREAAYLDLLEQQRVQGILITPIDQNSSRLRKLPSRGTPVVVVDRALDDAEHCSVAVNDVLGGELAISHLLELGHERIAYVGGPNTIGQVVDRRDGARRALRTAGRPTSELIELTTGALTVAEGRGAGQRLAGLPADRRPTAAFCANDLLALGLLQQCVSLGLRVPEDLAIVGYDDIEFAEAAAVPLTSVRQPRQLLGRTAAELLLDESSNPDHEHQRVTFTPELVVRTSTRGTL